TAACGGAATAGTTTAGGGATTGCCATCCTGCAAAGCCTCCATCTAAAACTGCTACTTGCTCATGTCCCATATATCGCAAAAGCCACCAAAGTCTTGAAGCAAAAGCAAATCGTGAGTCATCATAGACAACCACCATAGTTTCGCTTGAATTTACACCTATTTGCGAAAGCTTTTTGGCAAGTTTGTCAAAATCGGGCAGAGGATGTCTGCCACCATGTTTTTGAACAGGACTAGACAAGTCAAGATTAAGATCAAGATAATAAGCACCTTCGATGTGCTTCTCTTGATATTGTTTACGACCTAGTTCTATATCTATTAACGAAAACCGACAATCCACTACAACCACTTGGGGATCGTGAAGATTTTCGTGAAGCCATTTAGCAGAAACAATATGTAGATCATTCATAGTTTTAAGATAAGTATCTAATTCTCTGGTTTGAGATCGCGTTCCATTAGTCCTTCAACTGCTTGTTGTAAGGTAATTTCTCCTTGCAGTAACCGATAAACATAACGTGATACAGGTACGCTAATTTTTTCTCGATCGCTAATTTCGATTAACACATTCGCCGTATTTACACCTTCAGCCGTACCTTGCACATTTGTGATCGCCTCTTCGAGGCTTTTACCCTGCGTGATCGCATAGCCCACTTGATAATTACGACTGAGATTGCTATTGCAAGTTGCTAAGAGATCGCCTAAGCCAGACAAGCCCCAAAATGTTTCAGGTTGCGCCCCAAAGTAAACGCCAACCCGAATAATTTCAATCAGCGATCGCGTAATTAATGCAGATTTGGCATTTGTACCGAGGTTTAATCCATCACAAGCACCAACGGCGATCGCAATCACGTTTTTGAGCGTACCGCCCAACTCCACCCCGATGGGATCGGAATTTGTGTAGACCCTGAAATTTCTAGATGCAAAAATATTTTGAATAAATTGGGCGGCAGATGCATCGGTACTTGCCACCACCGTTGCCGCAGGTTGTCCCATCATAATTTCTTTAGAAAGATTTGGTCCTGATAACACTACAAGCGGATGATCGGGAATTAGCGATCGCCAAATTTGTGATGGGGTTTGTCTAGTAACTGGCTCCAGCCCCTTAGTGGCACTGACTAAAACCGCATGGGGCTGAAGTTTTGCTGTTTTTAATTTTTCGGCGATCGTTCTTACTCCTTTGATCGATACTGCGGAGACAATGGCATCACTATTACTAACCATTTCTGCTAAAGATAATTGACTTTGGCGAGACCAAATTTGCACATGATGTTGATTGGTTTGAACTAAAGTTGCGAGTGCCGATCCCCACGCACCAGAGCCAATGATCGTCACATTTTTTACGTCTGATTTCATGTTTTTGTTAGTTGATTGGATAGCAATTGCCATAGTGCTTCAACCCAAATAAGAAAGAATTTAAAACCGTGGCTTTGCCACGGTTTTAAATTCTTTCTTATTTGGGTTGCATCCGTCGAGATGAGTATTAAAGGATCGGCAACTTAATAAAGAAACCATTTTATGGCGGGCAGCAAAACCGCCCATCATAAAAGTCAAGCACTAGCAAAAACAAGACTAGCAGCCAAACTCCAGATCACGACGGTGATATAATAGCGTGCAGAAGCCTCTCAAGCACTAAAACCCTTGCTAGATAGATATTGATCGTCTTTAATTATCAATATCACATCAAGAGCTTTGATGGATGAGGGGTACTTTCGCTCATTTCTTGAGGAAGGCTAGCAACAATGATCGAAATGAATGTGGCTGGGATTGCTATTGATGCTGTGAGCCGTAATCCTATCGTCCTATTACGAGACACTTTAGAACGGAGAGCATTGCCAATCTGGATTGGTGAAGCTGAAGCTAA
This genomic stretch from Pseudanabaena galeata CCNP1313 harbors:
- a CDS encoding NAD(P)H-dependent glycerol-3-phosphate dehydrogenase; translated protein: MKSDVKNVTIIGSGAWGSALATLVQTNQHHVQIWSRQSQLSLAEMVSNSDAIVSAVSIKGVRTIAEKLKTAKLQPHAVLVSATKGLEPVTRQTPSQIWRSLIPDHPLVVLSGPNLSKEIMMGQPAATVVASTDASAAQFIQNIFASRNFRVYTNSDPIGVELGGTLKNVIAIAVGACDGLNLGTNAKSALITRSLIEIIRVGVYFGAQPETFWGLSGLGDLLATCNSNLSRNYQVGYAITQGKSLEEAITNVQGTAEGVNTANVLIEISDREKISVPVSRYVYRLLQGEITLQQAVEGLMERDLKPEN